In Sphingomonas sp. SUN019, one genomic interval encodes:
- a CDS encoding protein-glutamate O-methyltransferase CheR, with protein MTGLPPATTGAVNVLAALLEARTGQQIAANRSWRIDTSLKPLLVERGLDTIEQLVGQLLDGRDTAVGDRIVDAMLNQESSFFRDAGVIESTAAAVREIATGVPRIWSAGCAAGQEPLSLAMAFAEGDGARPEIIASDVSAATIARARAGRFNQFEIQRGLPIRRMMQWFEPDGADWVAAPDLLKMVSFRRHNLVADRPPPGPFDAIFCRNVLFYLTPALRTQVLDRIATAMRPGGLLVLGAGETVIGQTERFVPSRRFRGFYEAVTPPAEPRAVYNAS; from the coding sequence ATGACCGGTCTGCCACCCGCCACCACCGGCGCGGTCAACGTGCTGGCCGCCTTGCTGGAGGCGAGGACCGGGCAGCAGATCGCGGCCAATCGATCGTGGCGGATCGACACCAGTCTTAAGCCCTTGCTCGTCGAACGCGGGCTCGACACGATCGAACAGCTCGTCGGGCAATTGCTCGATGGACGCGATACGGCGGTCGGCGACCGCATCGTCGACGCGATGCTGAATCAGGAAAGCTCGTTTTTCCGCGACGCGGGCGTGATCGAATCGACCGCCGCGGCGGTGCGGGAAATCGCCACCGGCGTACCGCGGATCTGGTCTGCGGGATGCGCGGCGGGGCAGGAGCCGCTGTCGCTCGCGATGGCGTTCGCGGAGGGCGATGGCGCCAGGCCCGAGATCATCGCCAGCGACGTGTCCGCTGCGACGATCGCGCGCGCGCGCGCCGGTCGCTTCAATCAATTCGAAATCCAGCGCGGACTGCCGATCCGGCGCATGATGCAATGGTTCGAACCCGATGGCGCGGATTGGGTCGCAGCGCCGGATTTGCTGAAGATGGTGTCATTCCGCCGTCACAATCTGGTCGCGGACCGTCCGCCGCCGGGGCCGTTCGATGCGATATTCTGCCGCAACGTGCTGTTCTATCTCACCCCCGCGCTCCGGACTCAGGTGCTCGACAGGATCGCCACCGCGATGCGCCCGGGCGGGCTGCTCGTGCTGGGTGCCGGGGAAACGGTGATCGGGCAGACCGAACGCTTCGTCCCCAGCCGCCGTTTCCGCGGCTTCTATGAAGCGGTAACCCCGCCAGCGGAGCCGCGCGCGGTTTACAACGCGTCCTGA